In Macaca fascicularis isolate 582-1 chromosome X, T2T-MFA8v1.1, one DNA window encodes the following:
- the PGK1 gene encoding phosphoglycerate kinase 1: MSLSNKLTLDKLDVKGKRVVMRVDFNVPMKNNQITNNQRIKAAVPSIKFCLDNGAKSVVLMSHLGRPDGVPMPDKYSLEPVAVELKSLLGKDVLFLKDCVGPEVEKACANPAAGSVILLENLRFHVEEEGKGKDASGNKVKAEPAKIEAFRASLSKLGDVYVNDAFGTAHRAHSSMVGVNLPQKAGGFLMKKELNYFAKALESPERPFLAILGGAKVADKIQLINNMLDKVNEMIIGGGMAFTFLKVLNNMEIGTSLFDEEGAKIVKDLMSKAEKNGVKITLPVDFVTADKFDENAKTGQATVASGIPAGWMGLDCGPESSKKYAEAVTRAKQIVWNGPVGVFEWEAFAQGTKALMDEVVKATSRGCITIIGGGDTATCCAKWNTEDKVSHVSTGGGASLELLEGKVLPGVDALSNI, encoded by the exons GATTAAGGCTGCTGTCCCAAGCATCAAATTCTGCTTGGACAATGGAGCCAAGTCGGTAGTCCTTATGAGCCACTTAGGCCGGCCTGATGGTGTCCCTATGCCTGACAAGTACTCCTTAGAGCCAGTTGCTGTAGAACTCAAGTCTCTGCTGGGCAA GGATGTTCTGTTCTTGAAGGACTGTGTAGGCCCAGAAGTGGAGAAAGCCTGTGCCAACCCAGCTGCTGGGTCTGTCATCCTGCTGGAGAACCTCCGCTTTCATgtagaggaagaagggaagggaaaagatgCTTCTGGGAACAAG GTTAAAGCCGAGCCAGCCAAAATAGAAGCTTTCCGAGCTTCACTTTCCAAGCTAGGGGATGTCTACGTCAATGATGCTTTTGGCACTGCTCACAGAGCCCACAG CTCCATGGTAGGAGTCAATCTGCCACAGAAGGCTGGAGGATTTTTGATGAAGAAGGAGCTGAACTACTTTGCCAAGGCCTTGGAGAGCCCAGAGCGACCTTTCCTGGCCATCCTGGGCGG AGCTAAAGTTGCAGACAAGATCCAGTTGATCAATAATATGCTGGACAAAGTCAACGAGATGATTATTGGTGGCGGAATGGCTTTTACCTTCCTTAAGGTGCTCAACAACATGGAG ATTGGCACTTCTCTGTTTGATGAAGAGGGAGCCAAGATTGTCAAAGACCTAATGTCCAAAGctgagaagaatggtgtgaagATTACCTTGCCTGTTGACTTTGTCACTGCTGACAAGTTTGATGAGAATGCCAAGACTGGCCAAGCCACTGTGGCTTCTGGCATACCTGCTGGCTGGATG GGTTTGGACTGTGgtcctgaaagcagcaagaagtATGCTGAGGCTGTCACTCGGGCTAAGCAGATTGTGTGGAATGGTCCTGTGGGGGTATTTGAATGGGAAGCTTTTGCCCAGGGAACCAAAGCCCTCATGGATGAGGTGGTGAAAGCCACTTCTAGGGGCTGCATCACCATCATAG GTGGTGGAGACACTGCCACTTGCTGTGCCAAATGGAACACGGAGGATAAAGTCAGCCATGTGAGCACTGGGGGTGGTGCCAGTTTGGAGCTCCTGGAAG GTAAAGTCCTTCCTGGGGTGGATGCTCTCAGCAATATTTAG
- the TAF9B gene encoding transcription initiation factor TFIID subunit 9B, with the protein MESGKMAPPKNAPRDALVMAQILKDMGITEYEPRVINQMLEFAFRYVTTILDDAKIYSSHAKKPNVDADDVRLAIQCRADQSFTSPPPRDFLLDIARQKNQTPLPLIKPYAGPRLPPDRYCLTAPNYRLKSLIKKGPNQGRLVPRLSVGAVSSKPTTPTIATPQTVSVPNKVATPMSVTSQRFTVQIPPSQSTPVKPVPAATAVQNVLINPSMIGPKNILITTNMVSSQNTANEANPLKRKHEEDDDNDIM; encoded by the exons ATGGAGTCGGGCAAGATGGCGCCTCCCAAGAACGCTCCGAGAGATGCCTTG GTGATGGCACAGATCCTGAAGGATATGGGAATCACAGAGTATGAACCAAGGGTTATAAATCAAATGTTGGAATTTGCTTTCC gttATGTGACTACAATTCTGGATGATGCAAAAATTTATTCGAGCCATGCTAAGAAACCTAACGTTGATGCAGATGATGTGAGACTGGCAATCCAGTGTCGTGCTGACCAATCTTTTACCTCTCCTCCCCCAAGAGAT tttttactgGATATCGCAAGGCAGAAAAATCAAACCCCTTTGCCACTGATTAAGCCATATGCAGGACCTAGACTGCCACCTGATAGATACTGCTTAACAGCTCCAAACTATAGGCTGAAGTCCTTAATTAAAAAG GGACCTAACCAAGGGAGACTAGTTCCACGATTAAGTGTTGGTGCTGTTAGTAGCAAACCTACTACTCCTACTATAG CAACCCCACAAACAGTGTCTGTCCCAAATAAAGTTGCAACTCCAATGTCAGTGACAAGCCAAAGATTTACGGTGCAGATTCCACCTTCTCAGTCCACACCTGTGAAACCAG TTCCTGCAGCAACTGCAGTTCAAAATGTTCTGATTAATCCTTCAATGATTGGGCCCAAAAATATTCTTATTACCACCAACATGGTTTCGTCACAGAACACGGCCAATGAAGCAAACCCGCTGAAGAGAAAGCATGAAGAGGATGATGACAATGATATTATGTAA